The following coding sequences lie in one Capnocytophaga stomatis genomic window:
- a CDS encoding MutH/Sau3AI family endonuclease gives MISSKVIEVMAPFFEIIKNSKGKTIGQIKSKLHIERDKMKKGASGLIIENLLGIQNNNLADADITEIGCEVKILPLQKNKNGEIKVKEPTQIQMINYFEVANETWETAKLRKKINLTFWVVYLAKENGTSLNQDDYKIVDYFLDHPDHSKMEIFKNDWELIQSYIQKGWADKLSCSMGEFIEPKTKGKNNQDLTNAPDGKGGTTKARRRAFYYKKNYTNTQIVPHIDTTKI, from the coding sequence ATGATTAGTAGTAAAGTAATAGAAGTGATGGCTCCCTTTTTTGAAATTATTAAAAATTCGAAGGGGAAAACCATCGGACAAATCAAATCCAAATTACATATAGAAAGAGATAAAATGAAAAAGGGGGCATCGGGACTCATTATTGAAAATCTTTTAGGAATTCAAAACAATAATCTTGCGGATGCTGATATAACAGAAATAGGCTGTGAGGTAAAAATATTACCTCTCCAAAAAAATAAAAATGGGGAGATAAAGGTAAAAGAACCCACACAAATACAGATGATAAACTATTTTGAGGTAGCCAATGAAACTTGGGAAACTGCTAAACTTCGCAAGAAAATCAACTTAACTTTTTGGGTAGTTTATTTAGCCAAAGAAAACGGAACTTCGCTCAATCAAGATGATTATAAAATTGTGGATTATTTTTTAGATCATCCCGATCATTCAAAAATGGAAATTTTTAAAAACGATTGGGAACTCATACAAAGTTACATTCAAAAAGGTTGGGCAGATAAACTCTCGTGCAGTATGGGAGAATTTATCGAACCAAAAACCAAAGGAAAAAATAATCAAGACCTAACCAATGCTCCTGACGGAAAAGGAGGTACAACAAAAGCCAGAAGACGAGCCTTTTATTACAAAAAGAATTATACAAACACCCAAATAGTTCCGCATATCGATACAACAAAAATATAA
- a CDS encoding DNA-methyltransferase, translated as MLTPYYISNNKDFYLLHGDTMELLPQMNRKFDMIFADPPYFLSNDGLSIQNGQIVSVNKGKWDKSQGFEFINDFNRKWLSLVREKMKDDATIWISGTMHNIFSVGQILTELGFKILNIITWEKTNPPPNFSCRYFTHSTEQIIWARKHEKVPHYFNYELMKQLNGNKQMKDVWRLPAIAPWEKSCGKHPTQKPLSVLTRLILASTQPNAWILDPFTGSSTTGIAANLFGRNFIGIDKEKDFLELSKNRREEIENPKTVIIYKQKISKTNMVNG; from the coding sequence ATGCTCACCCCTTACTACATATCAAACAACAAAGATTTTTATCTTCTGCACGGAGATACAATGGAACTTTTGCCTCAAATGAATCGTAAGTTTGATATGATATTTGCTGATCCACCTTATTTTTTATCCAATGACGGACTTTCTATCCAAAACGGACAAATTGTAAGCGTAAATAAAGGTAAGTGGGATAAATCACAAGGCTTTGAATTTATCAACGATTTCAACCGAAAATGGCTATCTTTGGTACGAGAAAAAATGAAAGACGATGCCACGATTTGGATTAGCGGAACGATGCACAATATTTTTTCAGTGGGACAAATCCTCACGGAATTGGGCTTTAAGATCCTCAATATCATTACTTGGGAAAAGACCAATCCGCCACCCAATTTTTCGTGTCGCTACTTTACCCATTCTACGGAGCAAATCATTTGGGCGAGGAAACACGAAAAAGTTCCGCATTATTTCAATTACGAACTAATGAAACAACTCAACGGTAACAAGCAAATGAAAGATGTTTGGCGACTCCCTGCCATTGCCCCTTGGGAAAAATCGTGTGGTAAACACCCTACACAAAAGCCCCTTTCGGTTTTAACGCGACTGATATTGGCTTCTACCCAGCCCAATGCGTGGATTCTCGACCCATTTACGGGAAGTTCTACCACGGGCATCGCAGCCAATCTTTTCGGAAGAAATTTTATAGGTATCGACAAAGAAAAAGATTTTTTGGAACTCAGCAAAAACAGAAGAGAAGAGATAGAAAATCCTAAAACAGTTATCATTTACAAGCAAAAAATTAGTAAGACTAATATGGTAAATGGTTAG
- a CDS encoding ankyrin repeat domain-containing protein produces MAKKRATLPSDIYKILEDKDFETFQKIFEKCDINAYERDYIKRPALCFYDIPVEWMQWLIENGANIEATDSYGRTALWYHSSVNNVEIVSTLLALGANIHTSDTYKNGVLHAASGRFEVTKLLVEREADIFAKNDRGFTPLQEMLSRCQNADIPKVAKSAALLLKSGEKITKFTKEQVVRIGKNFEFHRERFNPEFLEETENGLEELYKLFDVQPVAKRIQHDGTSPIIVPDNDFEKQFEYLWDFLVPSSGSSKTIQGEVIRISGKIRDEILRNGAGNWDKHFKKMLSSMIDYFQKGNPLQETSMEKAKELKTLLYEGDDDGENSFELAKLAVLWVTQNPKPIILEKVEYKR; encoded by the coding sequence ATGGCAAAGAAAAGAGCTACCCTCCCAAGTGATATTTATAAAATATTGGAAGACAAAGATTTTGAAACATTTCAAAAAATATTTGAAAAGTGTGATATTAACGCTTATGAAAGGGATTATATCAAAAGACCAGCACTTTGTTTTTATGACATTCCGGTAGAATGGATGCAATGGTTGATAGAAAATGGAGCAAATATTGAAGCAACAGATTCTTATGGAAGAACAGCTTTATGGTATCATTCTTCTGTAAATAATGTTGAAATAGTGAGTACTTTACTAGCTTTAGGAGCAAACATTCACACTTCTGACACCTATAAAAATGGAGTTTTGCACGCTGCATCGGGTAGATTTGAAGTAACAAAGTTGTTAGTAGAGCGAGAAGCAGACATTTTCGCTAAAAATGATAGAGGTTTCACGCCTTTACAAGAAATGCTAAGCCGATGTCAGAATGCAGATATTCCAAAAGTAGCGAAAAGTGCAGCATTATTGCTCAAATCGGGTGAAAAAATTACCAAATTTACCAAAGAACAAGTCGTTCGCATTGGTAAAAATTTTGAGTTTCATCGTGAACGATTCAATCCTGAGTTTTTGGAAGAAACAGAAAACGGATTAGAGGAACTTTATAAGTTATTTGATGTTCAGCCTGTAGCAAAACGCATTCAGCACGATGGGACTTCGCCAATAATTGTTCCCGATAATGATTTTGAAAAGCAGTTTGAATATCTTTGGGATTTTCTGGTACCGAGTTCGGGTAGTTCAAAAACGATTCAAGGTGAAGTTATTCGTATTTCAGGAAAAATTCGTGATGAAATATTGCGAAATGGAGCTGGCAATTGGGATAAACATTTCAAAAAAATGCTTTCATCAATGATAGATTATTTCCAAAAAGGAAATCCTCTGCAAGAAACCTCAATGGAAAAAGCTAAAGAACTAAAAACACTTCTTTATGAAGGTGATGATGACGGAGAAAACTCATTTGAATTAGCAAAATTGGCTGTTTTGTGGGTAACGCAGAATCCAAAACCTATCATTTTAGAAAAAGTAGAGTATAAAAGATAA